The following nucleotide sequence is from Pseudomonas sp. S09G 359.
ACGATCAGGCTGGCCATTGCCGGCGTAAGGCCGATGTCCGGCGCGATCAGTTCGATGATCGGCTGCGCGTAGTAGATGTTGGCGACGATGGCGCCGCAGCAAAACGCAAACAGCATCACCATGCTCCGGGTCATGGTGGTTGTAGCGTGGGAATCAGCGTTCATGGTGTTCTCATAAATGCGAAGGAAAGTGGGGCGAGCCTAAAGACAACACCGTAGCCCGGGTAGGCCGCTGGCAGTGATAACACTCATGCCCGGTAATGATGAGTGAATCGTTAACTTTCTGCGCGAACGCCAATGATACATTCAGACACAACTGCCGAAACAGGAAATCCATTGCGATGAAGATCACGTTGAACAAGATGCTCATGGCCTCGACCCTTGCCGCAGCCATGGCCATAGGCCTGGCCAACGCCCAGGCCGCCGATGCACCGCGCGTCGGTGTGCGCGGCGCTATCACCGCCGTCGACGGCGACGCCCTGCACGTCAAGGTCAACAGTGGCGAAGACGTCACCGTGCACCTGACCAAAGACACCCAGGTACGCGCCGTGACCCTGGCCAAGATCGATGAGATCAAGCCCGGCAGCTACATCGGCTCTGCGGCCATGCCCAACGCCGACGGCACCTTGACCGCCCTCGAAGTGCACGTATTCCCCCCCGCCATGGCCGGCACGGGCGATGGGCATCGGGCGTTTGACTTGAAAGAAGGCAGCAGCATGACCAACGGCACCGTCGGCGACCTGGTGGTCAGCAACGGGCGAACCCTGACCGTCAAATACAAAGGCGGCGAGCAGAAGATCGTAGTGCCGGACGATGTGCCCATCGTCAACCTGGAGCCGGGCGATCGCAGTTTGCTCAAGCCGGGAGTGAAGGTGGTGCTGTTTGCGGCGCAGGCGGCGGATGGGACGGTGACGGCGCAGGCCATCTCTGCAGGCAAAGACGGCGTCACACCGCCGATGTAGGGACACATACAGATATAAATGTGGGAGGGGCGGTGCGACGATTCGACTTGCTCCCGATAGCAGTAGTTCAGTCAGCTCATCTGTAACTGATCCACCGCTATCGGGGGCAAGTCGAATCGTCGCACCGCCCCTCCCACATTTTTTTAACCGCGTTTCTTCAGTTATTGACCGGAATAGATCTGATCGAAAACCCCACCATCATTGAAGTGGGTTTTCTGCACGGTGCGCCAGTCACCAAAGGTCTTCTCGACCGACAGGAAGTCGACTTTCGGGAAGCGGTCGGTGTACTTGGCCAGCACTTTTGGATCACGTGGGCGCAGGTAGTTGTTGGCGGCGATTTCCTGGCCTTCCGGCGACCACAGGTACTTCAGGTAGGCTTCGGCGGCCTCGCGGGTGCCTTTTTTCTCGACCACTTTGTCGACTACCGACACCGGCGGCTCGGCTTCGGCGGAGACGCTTGGGTAGATCACTTCGAACTGGTCGCGACCGAATTCGCGGGCGATCATTTCTGCTTCGTTTTCAAAGGTCACCAGCACGTCGCCGATCTGGTTGGTCATGAACGTGGTAGTGGCGGCACGGCCACCGGTGTCCAGCACGGGCGCCTGCTTGAACAGCTTGCCAACAAAGGCCTTGGCCTTGTTTTCGTCGCCGCCGTTCTTCAGTACATAGCCCCAGGCCGACAGGTAGGTGTAGCGGCCGTTACCCGAGGTTTTCGGGTTGGGCACAATCACTTGCACGCCATCTTTGAGCAGGTCTGGCCAGTCTTTCAGGGCTTTTGGGTTGCCTTTGCGCACGATGAACACGGTGGCGGAAGTAAACGGCGCGCTGTTGTTCGGCAGGCGGGTGACCCAGTTGTCTGGCACCAGTTTGCCGTTGTCGACCAGGGCGTTGATGTCGGTGGCCATGTTCATGGTGATCACGTCAGCCGGCAGGCCGTCGATCACCGAGCGCGCTTGTTTGCTGGAACCACCGAAGGACATCTGCAGGGTCAGCTTGTCGTTTGGGTGCTCGGCTTCCCAGTGCTTCTGGAAGGCGGCGTTGTAGTCCTTGTAGAAATCGCGCATCACGTCGTAGGAGACGTTGAGCAGAGAAACGGGGGCAGCCTGGACGGCGCCCGCCAAGGCAAGGCCGGCGGCCAGGAGAGAGGCGCTAACGAGTTTTTTCACTGCTCATTCCTTGTTGTTCGAGAAGGTTGACGATTAAGTGAGGGCAATATGCCAGCGACTATAGCTGGGCCCGCATAGACGCTTAAAGATTAAAACGAACTTTGCTTATTCCTCTTTCTTAAAAAGCGCATTGCCACAGCGTGAGCAGAACGCCGCGTTGGGCTCATGGCTGTTTTTCTTGCACACCGGGCAGTCGGTTTGCAGCTGTTCACCGCGCATGGCACTGGCCAGTTCGGCGGTAAAAATCCCGGTGGGCACGGCGATGATCGAGTAACCGGTGATCATCACCAGCGACGAAATCACCTGGCCCAGCGGCGTTTTCGGCACGATATCGCCAAAGCCCACGGTGGTCAGGGTCACGATCGCCCAGTAGATGCCTTTGGGGATGCTGGTAAAACCATGCTCGGGGCCCTCGATCACGTACATCAAGGTGCCGAACACGGTGACCAGGGT
It contains:
- a CDS encoding DUF5666 domain-containing protein → MKITLNKMLMASTLAAAMAIGLANAQAADAPRVGVRGAITAVDGDALHVKVNSGEDVTVHLTKDTQVRAVTLAKIDEIKPGSYIGSAAMPNADGTLTALEVHVFPPAMAGTGDGHRAFDLKEGSSMTNGTVGDLVVSNGRTLTVKYKGGEQKIVVPDDVPIVNLEPGDRSLLKPGVKVVLFAAQAADGTVTAQAISAGKDGVTPPM
- a CDS encoding sulfate ABC transporter substrate-binding protein; the encoded protein is MKKLVSASLLAAGLALAGAVQAAPVSLLNVSYDVMRDFYKDYNAAFQKHWEAEHPNDKLTLQMSFGGSSKQARSVIDGLPADVITMNMATDINALVDNGKLVPDNWVTRLPNNSAPFTSATVFIVRKGNPKALKDWPDLLKDGVQVIVPNPKTSGNGRYTYLSAWGYVLKNGGDENKAKAFVGKLFKQAPVLDTGGRAATTTFMTNQIGDVLVTFENEAEMIAREFGRDQFEVIYPSVSAEAEPPVSVVDKVVEKKGTREAAEAYLKYLWSPEGQEIAANNYLRPRDPKVLAKYTDRFPKVDFLSVEKTFGDWRTVQKTHFNDGGVFDQIYSGQ